Proteins found in one Micrococcales bacterium genomic segment:
- a CDS encoding nitroreductase family deazaflavin-dependent oxidoreductase has protein sequence MRSFWAVHRTLVRASRGRLGLWRPKQKGWGAKRVTTTGRRSGRARTVVIGYYRDGPALVSMAMNGWADPDPAWWLNLQAHPECVVDVGDGPHRMVARAAAGEERTRLWDRWREIDRGLDQLAARRSRPTVVVVFDPVA, from the coding sequence ATCCGGTCCTTCTGGGCCGTCCACCGCACGCTGGTGCGCGCCAGTCGCGGTCGACTCGGCCTCTGGCGGCCCAAGCAGAAGGGCTGGGGAGCGAAGCGGGTCACGACCACCGGGCGCCGCTCCGGACGTGCGCGAACAGTCGTCATCGGGTACTACCGCGACGGTCCGGCGCTGGTGTCGATGGCGATGAACGGCTGGGCGGACCCGGATCCTGCCTGGTGGTTGAACCTGCAGGCCCATCCCGAGTGCGTCGTCGACGTCGGCGACGGGCCACATCGGATGGTCGCCCGTGCCGCCGCTGGCGAGGAGCGGACACGGCTGTGGGATCGCTGGCGCGAGATCGACCGCGGGCTCGACCAACTCGCTGCTCGCCGGTCCCGGCCGACCGTTGTCGTGGTGTTCGACCCGGTTGCCTGA